A window from Pokkaliibacter sp. MBI-7 encodes these proteins:
- a CDS encoding DJ-1/PfpI family protein, producing MKVAILTFEGYNELDSFVALGLLNRLKPSGWEVRLCCPQAEVTSMNGVTLHAQAPLEYANSADVVLFGSGIFTRDIARSPDILGRLQLDPARQLIGAQCSGTLLLAKLQLIPSLTGCTDTTTRPWVEEAGIAVLEKPLHIDGNIATAGGCLASQYLAAWVMLRMAGLEAATQALHYVAPVGEKQEYTQRVLDVVMKEVGL from the coding sequence ATGAAAGTCGCCATACTGACCTTTGAAGGCTACAACGAACTGGACTCTTTCGTAGCACTTGGCCTGCTCAATCGGCTGAAACCCTCAGGCTGGGAGGTTCGCCTGTGCTGCCCGCAGGCTGAAGTGACCTCCATGAATGGCGTCACCCTGCACGCACAGGCGCCACTGGAATATGCCAACAGCGCGGATGTTGTGCTGTTCGGTAGCGGCATATTTACCCGCGATATTGCCAGATCACCCGATATCCTCGGCCGTTTACAGCTCGACCCGGCCAGACAACTGATTGGCGCTCAGTGCTCAGGTACCCTGTTGCTGGCCAAACTGCAGCTGATCCCATCGCTGACGGGCTGCACCGATACCACCACACGGCCCTGGGTAGAGGAAGCAGGTATTGCCGTGCTGGAAAAACCCCTGCATATCGATGGCAACATCGCAACAGCCGGAGGCTGCCTGGCCTCTCAGTATCTCGCCGCCTGGGTCATGCTGCGCATGGCAGGGCTGGAGGCCGCCACCCAGGCCCTGCATTACGTCGCACCGGTTGGCGAAAAGCAGGAATACACTCAGCGTGTGCTGGATGTGGTAATGAAGGAAGTTGGCCTGTAA
- a CDS encoding Mpo1-like protein, with protein MRSLTQWMSLYGESHQHPTNKLIHWMAVPGIFFCVVALLWSLPTPWQQTEMNWATLATLPAALFYLRLSRPLGIAMCLFMGMCLMLCHWLSATAPLLYLATGLFVVLWIAQFVGHAVEGKRPSFFTDLQFLLIGPAWLMQRILRQLRIPT; from the coding sequence ATGCGCAGCCTGACCCAATGGATGTCTCTGTATGGCGAAAGCCACCAACATCCGACAAATAAACTGATCCACTGGATGGCGGTTCCAGGTATTTTCTTCTGCGTGGTTGCCCTGTTATGGAGCCTGCCTACCCCCTGGCAGCAAACAGAGATGAACTGGGCCACCCTGGCTACCCTGCCTGCGGCCCTGTTCTACCTGCGCCTGTCACGCCCGCTGGGTATTGCGATGTGTCTGTTTATGGGGATGTGTCTGATGCTATGCCACTGGCTGTCAGCAACCGCGCCATTGCTCTATTTGGCCACAGGCCTGTTCGTTGTGCTGTGGATTGCCCAGTTTGTTGGCCATGCGGTGGAAGGCAAACGCCCATCCTTTTTCACGGATCTGCAGTTTCTGCTGATTGGACCCGCCTGGCTGATGCAGAGGATACTGCGGCAATTGCGTATTCCCACCTGA